Genomic DNA from Lactuca sativa cultivar Salinas chromosome 8, Lsat_Salinas_v11, whole genome shotgun sequence:
ATGCCTAAATCGGAGGTGGGGTCCGCTCTATGTGTTTCAGCTACAAGAAGACGACCTCGTTGTGCACGAGGAGGTAGATGTTTTGCGGGTTTTCTTGACCCGACAGTCCACGGTAAGAAAACTCCGGTGCCGCCACGGGGTAACCTTCTCGGGGTCATCACCATTGGACGGACTGGTGCTAACATAAGCAGTTGTGGAGCACGAAGGACGCCTACGCCCCATTTGGAAACGACACCTGTCCTATGATCACAGCCTTCAAGTGTTCCAGCCGGTACATGATTTGGAACACTTGGTTGCCACACTGTCATTGCTGATGATGTGTTCTCACAGGTGTCTGTGATTCGTACTTTAAAGAAGGTGACGCTGATTCGCTTAGTTGGAGATTGACACATGACGTGGCGAGCCATGTCAGCGCTGTTTCCCCTCATCACTAACAGGGATCTGTGTTTACAAAATAAGAAACATTATTATCTATATTATGCAATTTGAAATTATGGTATGTGCTTACCCTTGCTTTAGGGAGAGCATGAGTGATCCTTTATAGTTTCCATCGTTGTCGCAGACTAGAGTACGCCCGAAACCCATTGTTGATTCGGAAAGAAGAAGAGTGGAAATAGGTTGTTCTAGATGAGGTGGTTTTAAGAAAGGCTGTGAAAATTCACCCTGTATATATAAAAAAGAACAAGTAAAGCTTATGTATTATTATTGTAAATTAACATATAGTACATGTTTAGATTTAATTATACCTCATCAAAAAAGCTAACGATGCAACTGTTTGGTCGTCTGTTTTCAGAAATCAGATGACATTGAATCAGATTGTCGATGATGTTTTCAAGAGGGGCGGGAATTGGCTCCATGTGgcctatatatataaaattaaacatGCAATGTTAATAATTAATTGTCATGCATGTTGATGTTGACTGTACCATTTAAAGAAATTGAAGATGAGGAGCTTACTATTTTGGGATTTGGTTGTGGCGTCATCTTTTATTTGACCAAAAATAGGAGCACCAAACTGAATGAGCTCTCGCTTGATTGCCTTTGACTGCTGGTTGTACTTGATAAACGTCTGACCTGAGAGTTGTCCGTTTTGGCCAGCAACTCGTAGTTGGTTCACATAGTCATTTAACTTGGAGAGCTCAGTGTCGTTAAGTATGTCTTCATACAACTTCAAACCTCTTACAACATTCACCTGTAGCTCAAATTCCAAATACACATTGTTAAGATCTTATATATGGATTATTATGAACTGTCTGTGTTTTTAAGATTATAAATTGAAACTGTAAAAAAGGAACTCGCCATATGTCCTTTTACAGACTCCTTGGCTACGAACCCTTTTGTCAGCTTGATCTTAGCACGCCGAGCCTCCCAGTCTTCTTTTTGTTGTTGTTCTTGATTTGAGCATATTAGCTCCTTGTTTTCTTCCTTGGTTTCTGCTAAATAATGAACCTCTTGAGATCCTGTAGTAAAACACACCACACATAACCAATAAACTTTTTGAGATCCTACAAAAATGTAATTGTAAATATTCCAGAAGGTGAACTGAAAGTAGCTCAACTAAAATGTATGCACTGATTGCTACTGAAACTAGATTTGATTTCGAAAATACGTATAAACAGTTTTTAATTGTCATTTGTGATACTTATCCATTTGTTGGGTAACACCTGCTATAAATACAGATTTATATCAGCATCTTCAGGCTTTTTTTTGCTTGTCCGGAATATTTAATTAACAGACCTCTAAAACGAATATAAGTTAGGGATTTCGAGCATCTTGCCTAAGCTTTTATTTCAACCCTTGAGATAGATTTCGTGATGCCCATTAAAATAAGTTCTAATAATGAAAAAACGTCACAAGACATATTCgcataagttttattattattattattattattattattattattattattattattattattattattattacattctGAACCAAAAGACGgaataaagtcatgaactttcaCCTTTTGCCTTTTTATCccgtttaaaatttttatttggtaAAACATCATTTCCAGAGAAAAATGTGTACTAGAATATTTGTGACTTTTATGCAAATAACATTTAATTGTCTATTTGCGCCAAATGCCAATGAAACAAAATTTTGACCAATTGtcaaaaaaatgtaatttttgtctACCTTACCGTGTAAAATAAAAAACGAAAAGTTATGCGAATCATTTTTATGCAATTAAGCCTTAAAAAATAgatcatatacaaaaaaatatttcAACTTCaggctttaaaataaaatcacaaAACGACAAGTTAGCTAGTAAAAAAATAGATCATATACAAAAAACAGTTGGTGTAACGTCTTTTATGCAATTAAGCCTAAAAAAATACAAGCTTTAACTTtaggttttaaaataaaatcacagTTAAAAAAAACTCGATGGGGAAACAatatttatttttctaaaaaaaaatagaCCATCGATAGTGGAAGAGCTACTCGGTCCATTCAAAATACACAACTGAGTTTACAAAGCATTCGGCATTGCCTTGGGATTAGCATCCAATGACAAAATTCAAACAGTACCCCCAAAAAGCAGTCGCATGTGGCGACTTCCGTTATAACGGATCTGGAACTGCAGCCAAACTCCCAATCTTTCCTACTTCAAAACTTTACTATTAATTTGATATCACAACGGCCTGAACTATTTCAATTTGTCAGATTAAATTATGTCAACATATTCATCCAAAACAAcagaatatttattaaaactttACGCCTATTATTCTAGTATataatttgatatttatttttattattccgTTTAAATAAAGAAAACCAAAGATTTTTACCAGTCTGACAGaatattttgatttaaaaatcatTATTTATGTAAACAGAAACTACTCGATGTGAAAATAATTGGGTTTTGTCATAAGAAAGGTGCCAAATGCCAAGGTGGTAGTAAATGGACCTCCACACATCCCCAGGAAATCGGCCCATTGCTTTTTAGAACGCTTCGCTACTCCCCAAACTAACTGTATATTGCTCACACCATTTTAGATTGAAGCAAGACCTCGAAATGCTCACTTCTATCAAGTCATAGCAGGTAGCCAGATACAGTCAATTCGATCGAATGAACATTAACGATCTTGTCTCTTCCGTTGATGGAGAGAGTGACAGATAGGATGGAGACATTTACGTCGTAAATTTGGTCAATGCAAAGGACATGAGACAGAGCCCTCACAATTGAAAATTCTAAAAGACATCACATGAATCTATCTTTTTGGATGTAATTTGTAAATGGATATTAAATTGAAAAAATCAATGAAGTAACAAGGCACCCGTGCTAGATGCTCTGGCACTTCACTTTCCGTGGAAAAATTATCTATGGTTGTACATGCATCCATATGTGTGTATCTCAGGAACATGTATGTGAATTTATATAAGGTAGAAATTAAGAAATATGATCAATTATTAGGAAATTTACATATAGCATAAGAAACAGGGGAGCGAGATCTAATGTGTCGCAGAGTTTGCAATTAGAAATTGACTGATCCACTATAAGAGATCATAAGGAGATAatctattatgtatatgtatatagaggCAGAGATCAAATTCAAAACTATTAACGTAAAtgtaaataatgaaaaaaattgtgttACCTGTATCGGTGATCTCACTGTTTGGTGAATCGTCTCTGCTAAAATCTTCATCAATAACCTCAGCATCGCCATTTCCATTGCTTTCAGTGCACTCAAGCGAAATCTCGAGGTTTTTCTCTTCCACCGGAGAAGAAACATTGATTTCTTCGATTTTATCAATGCCTCCCAATCTCGTCTTCTCCTCAATCACCTTCTGAAGCTCCGCAGTAACGTCGGCGATGGAAAAATACTTCTGCATCTGAAGAATTGGGATCCAATTTAGTCTACGCTGGTGTATAGCAGCGAAAACAGTCTCGTACTCACATCTTCCGCCCTCTAATTGAGAGAGGTGGCCACACAGAGCGTCAATGATCGCGTTCGCTGCCGCAAACTCCCCCCGGAACCACGAAATAATTGCGTCCTTCGCAAACGCCCCAGGCATGATCATCCCCGGCTGTACCGGCATCATCGTTGGGACGCGATCTAAAGATGAAGAAACGCCGGATGCCGGCGCCATCCTCTCTCTTACAGCTACACAAAATAAAACTATAAGGCCTTTTCCCTCCGGGATATAACGACGGCCAGTCGGTGATTGATACTACCTCCGCCTAAAAAACTTGTGgagatttagagagagaaacagaGAGCAATGGTGAGAGAGATGGAGAGAACGAATTGCATACAACGATCTGTATGTATAGGTGCACCTGTGTCTCTGCATATATAGTAAGTGAGTGaaaaattaatacaaaaaaataataaaaaatttcgGGGCCTATATTGCCAGGTCCGTACGTGTTGGGAAGCTTGCTGACTTGTCAGATTCTAATTCGCACATTTTGCTGGCGTGGCAGTATATTAACGAACTAATCTCGTTTAAGAAGGCTTGGGTGGCAAATTCTTCCATTCCCTAAGGGCCTCCATTTTTAATCATTCTTTAAATTATCATACAGGTTAATCAAATTATTGATTTACTTAAAATTGATTTACATTTAATAGATTAAGAGGGTGTTgagatttcattttaatataaaaatgatttttaaacaaaataacttaTTGGTTTATGATAGTAAGATGTTTTTAAAAATAAGAATCTAACTTATTAAAGTCTCATTTTTTTAAAGGTTATGTAAAGTTTTAAAAGTTATTTTTATATTGCCAAACATTGATTTTGAACTTAATGACTTTTCAAAAAGTCAAAAAgccaattaatttttttaaataaaatctcAAACACTTTAAAAGACATTAAAttgtttaatgaaaaaaaaacattaaaaataatccGCTGAACTATATATAGTTAAACACATTGTAGGAATTAAATGTTAAACTTGTAGTTGTATAAAATGAAAATGCTCATATAACAATCCATTATGTTCTTATAGATTGCGTATGTCCTAAATTTTAATCCATAACACATATAGTCTAGATTAGGGATGACAAAACAatccatatttgatgaaaatTTGATACTCGAATGCTAGCTAATCGGTGAATTCCCGGATTGAACAAAGATGAGGACTTGCAGATAAAGAATCCATGACTTCGAAAATTGGAAACCATGATAGCTCTCACCCTTGAACCCCAACATACATCCAATAAAATATAACTTAAACTATAAAGTTAGTTCATTGAAATAACCATATTTGAAGGTCATGTCATCcaacaaatttaaattttaaaagacAAACAAAATGACCATTTAAATTGCGATTTTTTTACTGCACACGCACGATCCTTTTTTCCAATGTACGTGTTAGAAGTTCAAACACCCTAGACCGTAAATAACGATCACAAATTTGTGATCCATTTTCCCAATGTCGATGTTATATGTATCCAACAGTTTTACAACCACTATTCTTTCAACTTTAACATAAATAGGCCGTGAAATTATTGTGAATGAAATTTTTACATCGTCATAGGGAATGACGTCATAATAAATATTCACTAGTTGATTTGAATGTTTCAAATTTATAGATCTTAGTGTCGTATACACAACTATGATAGAAACCACTGTTTCAAGAATTATGCTTTCCATGTTATTACCATGAAGGCAACTATCATTCACGAGTAGTTAAAATGTGATTTTTTTGAACGGTCACGACAAAATAGTGTttgtatttttcatgtttttaccACGAAGAATGGTTGTTTTCATACCATATTAAAGTGTAGTTACACTTTCTTCTTGTGCATATCAATTTCAACCTTGTTTAATTCCGATTAATGACCCTAGATAGAAGGCAAAACAATTTCAAATTTGATTCATCACAACATCATCAATTAATATTGTTGACTTTAAGACTAAAGTGTTAATAACcacaagttttatttatttatttattattattattattattttcatatggGAAAGATTTAATATGATATTATTCGGCAAATAAGACCACCTAATTATAACACAATATGTCAAGGAATCCCGCCCTACAACACAACCcttttcatctcttgatttgGAAATGATGCTCAATCAGGTTAACAGTGAAAAAAAGACACAAAATTTGAAGTTGTCATTAATCTATTGCACCATTTGGATGATCTGGAAAGCTATGGAAAGCTAGACACGCAAGTTTTTGAGAGGCGATCTACAATGGCGATTGCTAATGATATTAACATGCTTACATTTAATTGGATTAAGAATAGATCTAAATTTAATGCTCTTAACTGGCATATGTGGTGTGGTTATCATTTATCTTGTTTTTCATGAAATTTGTCTTGAACGTCTTGTTTAAGCTTTtgttttttctttaatgaaatatttgttgttcaaaaaataaataaataaataaataaatccgtTTATAGATTGAGTTTTTCGCAAATTAGACATTTCCTTTAAACTAAAACCTACAAACACGAAGACAAAGATGTCATTTTCtaacatttttattataaaagtcaTCCCCTTTTTTCTACACtgattaacaaaaaaaattcttTAATAGTTACAACTTAGTACATTTTTAATGGCCGAGACTATATTAAAAGAAATAAAGCGAGTAATAAACTAGAAGTACATAAAAGAAGTCGAAAAGAGAATTACAACACCATTCGGTCCAACGTAAAGAAGATGATTTTTTATTGCAACTATTAAGTATTAACCATGAAAACAAGATAACTTTAATATAAAAACATCAACAATGCATATTTTGGTGGAAGACTTGAATGAGGTGGAATGTATAATTGACAACTAATGGATCAAACCTAATCACAATGAGATGTTGGGTTAACATTCAATGCATATTAAGTTCAATGATCATTGAACTTTTAGTGGGaaattgaaatttttataaatttaaataaattttccaTTAAAATTTGTAAAGTTCAATACATTGTAGGAAAAATAGTTGAGTTCTATGAAATGTTTAATAACCAGGGTTTAAAGTCGAGTGTTAAGGCAGAAGTTTAAGCAATATTTTTTGTAATATACAATATTCTTTTAAAGTTTAAGTTCCACataatttattgttttttttgaCAATTGATATATTTCCCATAAAACGATCCCTTCTCATTAATCAACAATATATAGTACATAATACAAGTATAGGGCCAGAATACACAAACCAATATGGGCCTAATAatacagaatcaaaataatataaacaaCATAATACACATTAACACCCCTTCCCTGCAATTTGAACGGGAAGTAGCTGATGAATATTCAAACTGGATCTGAAATCCAAAAATAGAGATGAAGGAAGCCCTTTGATGAAGATGTCTGCATATTGAGAGGAAGACGGAACGTGTAGAACTCGAATTTGACCCAATGCCACTTTGTTACGAACAAAGTGAATATCAATCTCAATGTGTTTTGTCCATTGGTGTTGAACATGATTGTTGGACAGGTAGACTACACTAACATTATCACAATAGACAATAGTGACTCTAGTGGTGGGGTAGTGAAGCTCCAGGAGAAGATTGCGAATCTAGGAGGTTTCAGTGACAACATTTGCAACCCCATGATATTCTGCTGCAGCACTAGATCGAGATATAGTACCTTGGCATTTAGATGACCATGATAATTGGTTCTGGCCAAGGAACACACAGTATCCAGGATCATGCATTAATAAACATATCTGTTGAACTGCGTATGTGAGATCTGGCCTAGTGAATGTTAGATATTATAGTACACCTGCAAGACTGCGATACAAAGTCGAATAAGAGACATGCTGTCCAGTGTCATCCATCTAGGTCAATGTGTCAGATGGAGTTCTAACATGTTTGTAGTTAAGCATGTTTGCTCTAGTAAGGATTTTGAGAGCATATTTCTGTTGTGATAAGAACATGCCATGAGATTCTCGACCTACAGAAACACCAAGAAAATAATTAAGATCACCTATAtcttgatgggttatgagcataacatcattcctatggtgttcatgcaaccctaattgctttgatctaggtttttctaattaaacatacaacattgaataccaaaacAATAAACCTTAATTGACTAGCATACTAATCTGAAATTGACATGTGATTAGGGTTAAAatcattaccttgattgttatgtagcaataacaatcacaaacctccttgatcttgacttatgaaagcttagtgcctcaaatgttgcacctctaatagagtcacaaacaccactagcaacaagaCGACTTAGGAGAGGGatgaggaggcaccaaaaacatctagggttctcttagaagtgTTAGCCACATTTTTAGGAGCGTTAGGGGTCCTTATATAATTGAGACTAATAGGGTTttcaacttggaaaccctaatccaactgcttaggccctaagcagcccaaagatccttccagaaggccccttggatgatttctatatggactctcatatagaattcgtccattgctTCTTTATGGATCTTAAGCCCAACtctgtaactatcttataattacaatatcagtccccttgatttaattaatctcttttgaccacaaaattaattataaattaattcttgatcaatattaattaaacaatatgatttctcttttaatatattattcatataatatattaataaatcataattaatcctctttctccttaattcatcctatcagttgctatggtgaaggcaacccaaaaggaccatgcttataatcgggtcaagtacataccaaaatagttatgagcttaggcaCCTAattcaatagtctcccacttggataagtctaataactattttgcatatgacttcagaatctgatcagccatcgtagctttcaaaagccgctgtcaactctgatcttatcagtaatgcgtcctttagataagggataatatattcctccattctagatatcgtatgaaatgagacatggattttaatcatactctctgttcatgtgttgtttcccgatttccgatttataactgacaacagactacaattgaacacatcaacttagtcccggcttggccaagtgcttaggggtgtcatcactaaatcatcgaggggcccagaaaatatcgcttttatcccactttgggtaaaaggaacggataaaattcgaATCAAACGCTCGCTTGTAcccactcatcaaatcacacacaacaatatgttttataacaccatgttactggtgcgtttacatattattaatgtgcaaccgacttgtaaattacaaatcACACGTccccgtttcaagaatataagatatttgtaacgcccgcaaatctgggctagtcaaattagaggcaataggggtcgaaaatgaatttttgacaaaagattatttagaataaataatcttaaccaagttgtagagtatattacaaggttttcgtacatataaagaacgccgaaaaccaagttataacgaagaagttatgacccgttgaagtttcgcgacggaaccggcacgataccgggaagcgtaaatagtgaatttacgatagagcgagatttagccttagcgatctaaactaaagtcgtagaatatgttaaactaagaacatcgataaaaagaacgcccaaatttgacttcgtatgaggaagttatgatttttctaagatttagcatagcagtgcacagctcgaaatctg
This window encodes:
- the LOC111897856 gene encoding RNA demethylase ALKBH10B encodes the protein MAPASGVSSSLDRVPTMMPVQPGMIMPGAFAKDAIISWFRGEFAAANAIIDALCGHLSQLEGGRCEYETVFAAIHQRRLNWIPILQMQKYFSIADVTAELQKVIEEKTRLGGIDKIEEINVSSPVEEKNLEISLECTESNGNGDAEVIDEDFSRDDSPNSEITDTGSQEVHYLAETKEENKELICSNQEQQQKEDWEARRAKIKLTKGFVAKESVKGHMVNVVRGLKLYEDILNDTELSKLNDYVNQLRVAGQNGQLSGQTFIKYNQQSKAIKRELIQFGAPIFGQIKDDATTKSQNSHMEPIPAPLENIIDNLIQCHLISENRRPNSCIVSFFDEGEFSQPFLKPPHLEQPISTLLLSESTMGFGRTLVCDNDGNYKGSLMLSLKQGSLLVMRGNSADMARHVMCQSPTKRISVTFFKVRITDTCENTSSAMTVWQPSVPNHVPAGTLEGCDHRTGVVSKWGVGVLRAPQLLMLAPVRPMVMTPRRLPRGGTGVFLPWTVGSRKPAKHLPPRAQRGRLLVAETHRADPTSDLGISVA